The Channa argus isolate prfri chromosome 13, Channa argus male v1.0, whole genome shotgun sequence DNA window AACAACAGAAGCTGACCGGATGCTTCGCCAGCGTGATGGGAGAGTGGTAAATAAattcatctaaaaaaaacaacaccaaaaaaaaaccaatatCAATTTGTCAAAAGACACATGACAGACCACTACACTAAAGATGGTGGCAGTACGCAAGATTGTGATGACTgataaatgctgcaaaatacagGATCATCAGGGAGGAATTCCAGATCTAAACCCCTCTGAGCAGCAGTGTCTGGAGTTGACACTGTAAACCTGACAGAGTTTGAGCTGATTGTCAAAGTCCAGGGAAACCCATCCGCAAAAGGTTCACCCACTACGTACTGACATGGCAACTtggaaaataattacaaatacaagtaattgtaataattttgcTTTGAGAGgatttgtttaacatttaacatttcggtttaacattttgaataaattttCACGTGGCTTCATGTCTCTGATTAGGAGACATAAAAATCATGAAACATAAATTATGTGGTGGATACTTCCTAAATAAACAGTGTTGATTTCCAAATTTGTATAGTTGGTTCAGTTTCCCAGTACTTTTTAgacaaggaggaaaaaaatgtgagaCATCCCATGTCTAAAAATTGGCAAAAAAGtccaaatacaaacaaaagctCATCATAAGATGTCTTCAAATTCAGTCCACGATCTGTGCAAAAGCAAATCACAGGTTCAGCTGAACATAATGACTTAATGCAgtgctgtaaaaaaatatttagctcCCTCCTGATTGCTTATTGTCTGTAGCTCATAAACTTTCAtatctttataataaaaaagcaaCCACGAGCAAACAACTCAGCTTCTGGTCCGCACTTCAAACCAAACTACAAAcctttaattttattctttgttatATTCTTCATTCTctgtttgtagacagaatttgcAGATAATCACTGTCTCTAAATGTTTATAGACAGTTATTGACAGGGTCACTTACTGTGGATTCTAAGGAGAATACACCCAGAAAAGACAAGAGCAGGGGGTCTAATATTTTTCCACTGTAtgcaagaaacacaaagagtttACAGTGAAAAGGTGCAGCGCAGTTTGATAGTGAGCCAGgaaggaaaaatgtgtttaagataCTGTGAGTTGGTTTAATCAAGAATTAATCCAATTTGTGACTTTTGTGggttgtttaaatatgttttattttggtctAAAGCAAGAAGTTCATATgtacacttgcacacacacacacacacacacacagacactatttaGTTGgcctgtaaatgttttactctCCTACATAAAAAATTTGGGGAACTGCCAACTATTAAACATAATACACTTTGTTAAGCCGCTGGGAAACAGTTGTTGGCTGCGTCAAACGTGTCATTGAAATTCACCACTGCGGTAATTTCAGTGTGTGTCCCATCACACAACCAGTCCAAATTCTTCCCACCAATTTGGCGGCAAAGAGAAGAGCCTCGCATCACCAACAATAGAGCAGCTGCTCATCAGCATCAATAGGCTGAGGATGACCTGTGGCTTTATGCGTTTGCGCGCCTTTTTTATTCCCTTTAGTGCTGAGACTTTTTCATTCAGATGTCTGATTAATGACAAATTTTAGACCCTCATCCCACCACAACATATAAAGAtcacacaacacagaaaattgCAATgagtgtacatttatttaaaagcttttgtCAATggcaaaacattgtttttctttatcagtGAATAAAAATCCTATTTAACACATAGTGTTTACAGACTATTCTGTTGCACAGACCAAAATACTTTTAAGCCCATCGTGCAAACCTCAAACAAAATAACCCTTGGGGTTTTACAAAAGTGTTGTCTACAACCCGTATCTTTGACACCCCAAAGAGGattgcattttttaaagctCACAGACTTTACACTTCTTATGGGATCTGTGCTCGTGTGCCCTCTGGCATTTAACGCAAGATGAGCCAAATGctgaattaaattaatacacAGCAACTTTGACAATTCGTCTTCTTAATAACAACGACTACAGGTGTTGGAATGAAACTAGCAAAAACAACATCCAAGAATAATTACAACACGTAGATTTTCATCTAATCTACCACGGTCTCCACATGGCAGCGCTGACAGGCTGCGGGCCTGGCTGCGCTCCGTTGGGAGCCCCTGGGGCTCCGCTACTGCTGCGTGACTGTCTCTCTGGTCTGGAGCCAAAGCTGGATTTGAGACTCTGGATTCTCTGTTGGATCTGAGGCAGATTCCTGGAGCTTTGCGCGCAGCAGTTCAGGCAGGTTGGCGTGATGGTCGCGGACATGGACTGCTGGATGAACTCGTTCACCCGCTGGCACGCGTCTTGATCCATGCACGTTTGGGGAAGCAGAGCGGAGACGCGCTGAAGGCAGGCTTTGTAGCCGTCTCTGTAACTGTCTGCAGAGGCTGGGTAAGAAAAGAAGAGGTTTGGTTAGTGTCCGGAACTGCTTTCGAATCTTATGTGAGTTAAGATGTTTTGTGCCGTTCATCTAGTAGTTCGAGAGACGATGCTCACCTTTGACTGGGGTGGTGGGAAGGTCTCTGAGGAACCGGACTGTCATTTCCAAAATATCAGCTTTCTCCAGTTTGGAGTAACGTGCGTTGTCTTTGCCAACCAGAGGCAGGATCAGGCTCTTCAGATGACTCAGACTGTCGTTGATACGAGCACGTCTTCTCTTTTCCAGCAGGGGTTTCAGAGTCTAGAAGAAACAGTTGAAATGCGTTATTAGGCGGCACTTTTAAGAATGAAACCAGGAAACACTTCCAACTCAATAAACAGCTCTGAGGTGTTTATAGTTTTCTTACCTTTCTTAGTTCGTTGGCTTGTTTCCTCTGGGCCACGGTGGACCTAACAGGGAAGGGCTGGTTGGCGTCAGTAGCGATGCTGGGACTCATTTCGTTTGCTGCTTGTTGATGTGATTTTAGAGGGGAGATTTTTGCTCTTTGAGCGGCTTGGCTGAAGTGTGAGGCAGAGCTGGTGAGGCTCCTATTTATGTGGGTCCGGCGCGTCAGAGGGGAGGGAACATAAGCCATTGTGCTGGGGGTTGACATGAGAGGCGATGCCTTTGGGAGTTGAGTAGAGGTCCTGTCTGGACCATCTGGTCCCACTGGGGCCCTGTCTCTACCGCTGGTATGCGGGTTTTTGTTACGATGTTGCGCTTTACTCCGTTTAAAATGTGAAGCTCTAACGTTCATCTTTGATCCAATAACGCACAGAAGCCTTGTATTGATGTTGCATGTTGTTCCTTAACATGTAGTTTATTCAGTTGTAttcaaatgttgttgttgtggtttatataataaatactttttcgCGTGGCTT harbors:
- the LOC137139864 gene encoding transcription factor HES-2-like: MSTPSTMAYVPSPLTRRTHINRSLTSSASHFSQAAQRAKISPLKSHQQAANEMSPSIATDANQPFPVRSTVAQRKQANELRKTLKPLLEKRRRARINDSLSHLKSLILPLVGKDNARYSKLEKADILEMTVRFLRDLPTTPVKASADSYRDGYKACLQRVSALLPQTCMDQDACQRVNEFIQQSMSATITPTCLNCCAQSSRNLPQIQQRIQSLKSSFGSRPERQSRSSSGAPGAPNGAQPGPQPVSAAMWRPW